The proteins below are encoded in one region of Roseofilum casamattae BLCC-M143:
- the cobO gene encoding cob(I)yrinic acid a,c-diamide adenosyltransferase has protein sequence MDSDSSSAIAQQHRQKMQRRQEVQKERVEKASLEKGLIIVHTGHGKGKTTAALGMVLRSLGQGYKVAIVQFIKGAWEPAEKSVLTQWAPDQLEFKAMGEGFTWDTQDRDRDIAKANEAWQQALTYIQNPEFRLVLLDEVNVALKLGYLQVEDVLAGLSGKPDDSHVILTGRGAPQPLIDAADLVTEMTLVKHPFREQGVKAQPGIEY, from the coding sequence ATGGATAGTGATTCATCTTCTGCGATCGCGCAGCAACACCGGCAAAAGATGCAACGTCGGCAAGAGGTGCAAAAAGAGCGAGTCGAGAAAGCCTCCTTAGAGAAAGGGTTGATTATCGTCCATACCGGACATGGCAAAGGCAAAACGACAGCAGCCTTGGGGATGGTGTTGCGATCGCTCGGTCAGGGCTATAAGGTGGCGATCGTGCAGTTCATCAAGGGTGCTTGGGAACCGGCAGAAAAGTCAGTGTTAACCCAATGGGCCCCCGACCAACTAGAGTTTAAGGCTATGGGAGAAGGTTTTACCTGGGATACGCAAGATCGCGATCGCGATATCGCCAAAGCGAACGAAGCCTGGCAACAAGCGTTAACCTATATCCAGAACCCCGAGTTCCGCTTGGTTTTGCTCGACGAAGTGAATGTCGCGTTGAAACTGGGTTACTTGCAAGTCGAGGATGTTCTGGCAGGATTGAGCGGTAAACCCGATGATTCCCACGTCATCCTCACCGGTCGCGGTGCCCCCCAACCGTTGATCGATGCTGCGGATCTGGTAACGGAAATGACATTGGTTAAACATCCCTTCCGCGAACAAGGCGTGAAAGCTCAACCGGGGATTGAGTATTAA